The region atttgATTCGTATAAATGGGTCTAAACACCCCATGATTTTACAAATTTCATCTCATAATGAAAACagaaaagaaatgaataaatgaATTTGACAAGGTAAAAAGAAAGAATGGCAAAGAATCTCTATATCATCTTTACTATTCACAtgaaagaatttaaataaagtTAGAAACTAACTGATCTCTGTCTAATTCACACTTTATCTACTGCTGCCATTAATGTCGTTCCAGCCCTGCGTTATCGAATGCGGAAGGCTTCTTTGCATCAAACTCCCCTTTTCAAGTAGTGGTGAAGCAATTGTTTCCCCCATCGCACTCGAAATACTTTGGCTGAATGTTCCGATGCTCCTCGAATGAAAGATCCTTCTTGGAGACAAGTTCACTTGCTCCAAAGCTCGAAACTGAAGCTGCGACGGATAGTCTCTAACGCAACCGATCCGTGGTCCTGCTCCTGTCGTCCATTTACAAGACAACTGCCTACCTAATTGAAATGTCTCTGTTCCTTTCTTTGAATTGATCCTTTGAAGAATTGCTTCTTCCGGAATGTTTTCGACTTCATTATCTTCCTGATCTTGATCATATTTATCTGCAGACGCATTATTTCCACTTAGTCCAGCCGTCTGATTTTCACTCTCTATGGTCTGAAGCAATTCATCTGTTTTCGGAATTTCAAGCCGTCCCGGCTTTCGCGCTTTCAGTACCGCATCATCAGACTCGTCTTGTGCTAAGTTTTCAGCATTAATTTCTTCAATCTCAAAATCATTCATTGTTTGCATCAAGTCCTCTTCGGAAGAATGGTTTCTCAAATGTCTGCTGCTTCTTATCTTATCAGATCCATCTTCCTCGTCGACTGGAGTTGTCTGAAACAGcggataaaaataaagtttgtCAGCCTATGATATCTCAATTTTTGCATCTATGTTTCAGTGCCTTGAGGATTAAAACGGACAAAGTAATCTTTTTTTATAGTTACCTGTACATTAGTAAGATCCACATTGTTTTGTCGGAGGAATGAAAGGAAGTCTTTGAAATTTTCTTCTGTAGGCCGATAATGTCCGCTGTGAGGCCAAACCGCCTGAtccaaaattcaaaacaaaatcatcATTAACAGACCATCATAACTTCAGTAGGAGGTGATCAAAACAAAATtgcaaataaaaagaatcataCAGCCGAAAACCCTTTTGAAACTACTAAATGTTATTATATTATAACATATTCTCATAAAAAGAAtcatattcaattttttcatttcagcatTTCCGTTTCTATTCAGCATAAGATACGATGTTAGATCAATACCTTAAGAATGCCACTTTCGATGATTAATCTACCAGCAGCTATTGTGACTCCTCCAGCCAAGAAGCTAGAATGCTGAaattttcctttatttttcTGGCCGACATATAAAGTCATTGATGTACTAAGAACAAAGATCCACTTGGCATCTGTAGTCGTTTGCACAAACTCGCCCGTCTGCTTGTAAATAAATTTCCCATCTTCCACAATAACTTCATAGCACATCCTTTCGATCTGTAAAAGTAAAACAAATCTTTCAATTAAACACTAAACTTAGAAAATAACATTAACTGATTGTTTCGACAAGTTAATGAGAACTTACCGGACCAAGGTACTTGATGCACTGCTGTTGAAGTTTTGGCCGAGGGCATTTTTCAAGGTTTATTTCTTTGCCTTCTCCTATATCTAGCCTGTGGTTTAAGACATAGTTTATGTAAGTTcacattcaaattttaattggtTAACCAAAAGGGTTCAAGCAAAGGGAATTACCAATAAAAGAAAGGTTCTCTGCTCATCGAATGAAGCCATCTGCAATAATAGAAGTGTAGATTGTGTCCGTAGCGATGGCGTGGATCAATCTATGATTGCAACAAAATACATTTTAGGATTCATGTTAATAAgaggaaataaaaaatgataaacataTTTGTTTGGGTATCAATTTCAATGTACTTACTGCTTCAAGCCAATGTTGTAAAGCAAGTTTTCGAGCTTTGTCGTTCTTTGATAAACCTTTCCCAACCTTGGCAGCTCTTGTTCTTGCTCTCGACCAACGTGACATAGCAGTTTCGTGTTTTTCGATATCAAAGAATGATATTGAACTGTGTTTGAGTTCGGCAAAATCTAAGAGTTTCCACCTGTAATAACCCATAATTGCATCAGAAAAATATAGATCGTTCTCAAACTATTATAAAAAACGAAAGCATTGGATTCCGAAAAATACATACCAGCTCTGCTCAACAAGAACTGCACAATCCGCTAACTTTCTTCTGGTTCTAAAGCTTTTGTACACTTTCTGTAATTTCACTGCTGCTTCGTGTTTCGGGTATGACGGATCGAAAATATGCGATTTTTCGATCATTTCTACATCTTTAATTAAGCTTCGAAATTCACTTGGActaacactaactgatgtagcATCCTTTTCTTTATTTGACAAAGGATCTCTCTGCATCAACATTCTATTTTCTAATTCTCCTCCTTTAAAACTAACAGATTTTTCGACCATCATTTTTCCGGAACCTAAAGATTTCAATATCAAGGGCTCCAAATCCTGACTACGGAAACTAACGGATCGAGCAGGAGTTTTCACTTCATGCTCTCCAAAGGTAATAGATTTGACGGTTATAGATTCAATTGCATTTTCACAACCACCACATTCGGCAAATGGGAACGAAAAAAGTATTCCCATTCGACAAAGATTTGGGTTTGTATCAACCTATATGATCTGAATTCCTGCAGAACATAACAAAGATGCAGAACACAAGTCAATGTCAAGTTTAATGATTCATTACATTTTATTACAACAAATTAACTAATGGAAACTCTTGTCACtacatttttcaaattaatacgAGGAAAACAAAACCATTGCAgaatctttttaaatatttaaccaAAAGAtccattataatattaaaaaaaaccccaGAAATGAACATTTGATGACAACCTATCCaatgtaataaataaagaacccATTTTATAATAGAAATTGATCTAAAAAACCCATAAACAAAAAACCAAATTCTTGATTATCAAAGGCAAAAATGAAAAGAAGCAGCATTTTTACCATTATTGTCggttctttttttaaaaaaaaaattctgattgAAGAGAACAATataacgaaaaaaaaaatgaaagtgagtaaaaaacaagaaaaacatCCTGATTTTACCTTGAATTGTGGAGCTGAAATATCCCAAGAATGGGAAGAAAATCCGGTTTTACAGGGCAGGGTTTGGTTtggattatgaaacaaattttcaGTTATTGAGATAATCTGAATTTCTGTTTTGTTGAGATTGGATTACAAAAACTAAAATGCCATTCATTCactttatatttatagaaaaagaGAGAGACTGAAGAGAGAAAGCGAGTGTATTTTTCCGACCACGTGGAATGGACTATTGGTGGGAAGCTGTCATTTCAAAATTGTTTTTTACATActtctaaaaaaaacaattgtttTTACGTTGACAaaaggtaaaaataaaataaaattgttgtttgtccaaaaatatacttaaacacttaaattatttaaaaacaatctaGCACTTATATTTTCACAACAGAATAATTAGCCCTCTATTATTTTTAGATcgcgaaaataattttttcttttaaatgaaatagTTAACGGAGTCAGATTTATTAAAAagagatttaaaaatatttttaatatttttcaaaatgaagggtTAAAGTAAGATATAGAAAACTCTTTTTCTTAATCAAACCTTCTTTTTTAGCTGCAGCTATTCCACCATCGCACCATTAACTTTGTCTTCTCCACGTTGCCACAGCAGCGGCTCCAACGGACAAACACACACCTGCCGCTCCGCTGTTCTTTCGACAAGTTCTTAAAAGGATCAGACTCGTCTTCTCCAGATGAAGAAGACATACTGGGTCGTCTGGGTTATATATTAATTaccaataactttttaaaatcaaaaaccgtaaaaaatatcattttcacaaaacaaaatcaattttaaaaacaataataaatatttaatttaacacaaatgaatattattatttcataaaatccACCTCCGCTTTTTAAAcacatttataaattaataaaattaaaaattaataaaacacacCTCCGCCACttcaaaaaaaaaccaagatctgagttagtaaaaaaaaattattattattaattattgaatttaatgAAGACGAAGCTTTTTTTATATCATAAATAACATTAGGGTCTAATTAGAAAATAGGTTAAAAATAAAGATTTATCTTGGACTtttatccaaataaaaagaggtcaatttaatactttaggtacaattgaaacatgaAAAGGCAAATTAAGATAGAATTAGAGAAATTTTTACGTCAGGTATATTTAAAAAGGggttaaaggtgagggggtttTAAGTGATTACTTCTCttaaattagaatataaatttttaattattatattatgtttgttaaaaatatttatataaattaattgaaaaatattttaatatatttttaaataataagtttattttaccaatgagctataattCAAATGGTATACGCGCTAGACAGGAGACTATTAGATCGTGAATTTAATTTCTCCTACAAAGGCTTCCTCTCcccaaaaaaataatactaaatttattatgtttttatgtCTAAGTAGTTAGAAAAAAGTTGGTTGAGCTGAAATTGTTTAGTATGTGCCAAGAAAACCCCTAAATTAGCGAGTGTGAGTTTTGTATGTTTGTCTCAAAAAATAGTTATTCTACGTATCTCTATCTtgatgagaaaaaaaaaactctaattaatGT is a window of Mercurialis annua linkage group LG2, ddMerAnnu1.2, whole genome shotgun sequence DNA encoding:
- the LOC126666633 gene encoding IQ domain-containing protein IQM2, yielding MGILFSFPFAECGGCENAIESITVKSITFGEHEVKTPARSVSFRSQDLEPLILKSLGSGKMMVEKSVSFKGGELENRMLMQRDPLSNKEKDATSVSVSPSEFRSLIKDVEMIEKSHIFDPSYPKHEAAVKLQKVYKSFRTRRKLADCAVLVEQSWWKLLDFAELKHSSISFFDIEKHETAMSRWSRARTRAAKVGKGLSKNDKARKLALQHWLEAIDPRHRYGHNLHFYYCRWLHSMSREPFFYWLDIGEGKEINLEKCPRPKLQQQCIKYLGPIERMCYEVIVEDGKFIYKQTGEFVQTTTDAKWIFVLSTSMTLYVGQKNKGKFQHSSFLAGGVTIAAGRLIIESGILKAVWPHSGHYRPTEENFKDFLSFLRQNNVDLTNVQTTPVDEEDGSDKIRSSRHLRNHSSEEDLMQTMNDFEIEEINAENLAQDESDDAVLKARKPGRLEIPKTDELLQTIESENQTAGLSGNNASADKYDQDQEDNEVENIPEEAILQRINSKKGTETFQLGRQLSCKWTTGAGPRIGCVRDYPSQLQFRALEQVNLSPRRIFHSRSIGTFSQSISSAMGETIASPLLEKGSLMQRSLPHSITQGWNDINGSSR